The genomic window CATTTCCGCCCTCGCAAACCATCTTGCTGACGGGTGCCAGCGGCTTTCTCGGCCGCCACGTGTTGTGGCACCTGCTGCGCCGCAGCGATAGTGGGACGAGAGTATACTGCCTGCTGCGACCGGAGGCCGGCGTTGACATCAGCCAACGGCTGCACGCACTGCTGACGCCGGCTGGGGGACCGCTCGCTGCCGGCGCGCGTGAACGCTGTCACGCCGTCTCCGGAGACGTCAGCGAAGCCGGCTGGTTCCACCAGCGCACGCCGGAGTTGCCGCTGGCAGAAGTCGACCGGATCATCCACTGCGCCGCCACCGTCAAGTTCGACGCCCCGCTAGCCGAGGCGCGGCGGATCAACGTCGACGGTACGCGCTACCTGCTGCAGCTCGCCGAGGAGCTGCACGCCCGCGGGCGGTTGCGACGGGTGGACTATTTCAGCACCGCCTTCGTCGCCGGTAAGGCGGCCGGACGGGTCTACGAGGATCGCCTGGACCCGACTCAGTTCAACAACACGTACGAGCAAACCAAGTGGGAAGCGGAGCGGCTGGTGCGCGAGGCGCAGCAGCGGCTGCCCATCACTATCTACCGGCCGAGCATCATCGTCGGTGACTCGAAGACCGGTTACACGTCGAACTTCCGTGTCCTCTATTGGCCGCTGAAAGTCTTGGCCAGCGGCCTGGTGATCGTGGTGCCGGCCGATCGGCAGGGCATCGTTGACGTGGTCCCGATCGACTATGTGGTCGAGGCGTTCGAGGCCTTGAGCCGGAGCGTGCAGTCGATCGGCAAGTGCTACCACTTGGCCGCGGGTCCGGAGCGGCAAAGCTCGTGCGGTGAGCTATTGGAGTTGGCCGCCGAGTTCTTCGGTGTGCGCGACCCGTGGATGATTCCGCCGCAGGTTTCTTATCGACTGGTGCGGCCGTTGCTCTACAGCGTGTTCTGGGGCAAGCGGCGCGCGCTGCTGCGCACCGGCGAGCTGTATTTCCCCTACTTCGCGTACCGGGCGTCGTTCGATACCTCGGGGGCGCGCGCCGATCTGAACGGCGCCGGCACCGAGGCCCCGTCCGTGAAACACTACTTCCGCAACGTCATGCAGTTCTGTCGCGACACCAACTGGGGCCGAAGACCGCCGGCGGGCTAAGCGCGATGGCAGAGGGACTTCCCCGCGAGCAGCAGCGCGGCCAGCTGGCGCCGGCCGTCGCGCGTGCCTACGACGCCTCGAACGTGACGTTTCGGGTGTTGCGCGCCTTCGGCTGGGGGCCGCTGCTAAATCTCGGTTACTATCCGTTCCGGCCGCCGCTCACGCTGTTGAACTTCGTGGTGACGCCGCTGGTCTTCAC from Deltaproteobacteria bacterium includes these protein-coding regions:
- a CDS encoding SDR family oxidoreductase, whose product is MSFPPSQTILLTGASGFLGRHVLWHLLRRSDSGTRVYCLLRPEAGVDISQRLHALLTPAGGPLAAGARERCHAVSGDVSEAGWFHQRTPELPLAEVDRIIHCAATVKFDAPLAEARRINVDGTRYLLQLAEELHARGRLRRVDYFSTAFVAGKAAGRVYEDRLDPTQFNNTYEQTKWEAERLVREAQQRLPITIYRPSIIVGDSKTGYTSNFRVLYWPLKVLASGLVIVVPADRQGIVDVVPIDYVVEAFEALSRSVQSIGKCYHLAAGPERQSSCGELLELAAEFFGVRDPWMIPPQVSYRLVRPLLYSVFWGKRRALLRTGELYFPYFAYRASFDTSGARADLNGAGTEAPSVKHYFRNVMQFCRDTNWGRRPPAG